From a region of the Methanobrevibacter sp. V74 genome:
- a CDS encoding cupin domain-containing protein — MTNEDFAQKIKDIRTRQDMSIDELAETSGVKLEVLQAMEEGEVIPSLTPLTKMARALGVRLGTFLDDTPELGPVITRGGKTENSLFFSGREDVTNATNLEFHSLGAGKIDRNIDPFLIDIEYEEGEKELSSHEGEEFIYVLEGEIEVIYGKDTFTIGEGDTIFYDSVVPHHLHASDKNKAKILAVLYTPY; from the coding sequence ATGACAAACGAAGATTTTGCACAAAAAATCAAAGATATTAGAACTAGACAAGACATGTCTATAGATGAACTTGCTGAGACAAGTGGGGTAAAACTTGAAGTTTTACAAGCCATGGAAGAGGGAGAAGTAATTCCATCCCTTACACCATTAACTAAAATGGCAAGGGCATTAGGTGTACGTTTAGGAACATTTTTAGATGATACTCCTGAACTTGGCCCTGTTATAACTCGTGGTGGAAAAACCGAAAATTCATTATTCTTTTCCGGCAGGGAAGATGTTACAAATGCAACTAATTTAGAATTCCACTCTTTAGGGGCAGGTAAGATTGATAGAAACATTGATCCATTCTTAATTGATATTGAATATGAAGAAGGAGAAAAGGAACTGTCCTCTCACGAAGGTGAAGAATTCATTTATGTTTTAGAAGGGGAAATTGAAGTCATCTATGGTAAAGACACTTTTACAATTGGTGAAGGCGACACAATATTTTATGACTCAGTAGTGCCGCATCACCTTCATGCAAGTGATAAAAATAAAGCTAAAATACTCGCTGTATTATATACACCGTATTAA
- a CDS encoding C1 family peptidase, which produces MKFKFIAIISIFICLLILIPSSFAVDNETNNNGGNVLTADYYFNANIENDTGNGTADNPYKNLNYYNLKDDSIIHLASGTYDFNGHKTIRNVTIIGENASTTFVKNAMFISSTSLAIYNVTFVSSTIISKVNFTAVNTVFRDSSSTNGGAIRSNGNVNLDSCSFINNTAKFGGAIYIKGGVLNISNSEFINNSATLFGGAIISISSNSSLSNMSFKNNKAGYYGGAIYSLYSLFNLTNSYLDNNSAKEGGALFIDDADSCHIYLNTFSNNNASTVGAIYSISNNVVSSLENGNTFINNFGYFANDVFETDTPNMTISNGEYILVYCNSTYNGQLPSSYNLKTLGYVTPVKDQKTGGNCWAFATLAALESCILKASNVTYDLSEENMKNLMSYYSDYGWDMKPNNGGFDDMGVGYLVSWLGPVNESDDAYNPSGFLSPVLNSFYHIQNVVYLSRSSYTDNNAIKMAIMNYGAVATSIHWNGSYVNNNNHYYYGSSGANHAITIVGWDDNYSKYNFKTAPPGDGAWIIKNSWGTDSGDKGYYYVSYYDTKCAQPGRVDITYTFILNDTIKYDKNYQYDIPGKTDYFLNSSSTIWYKNKFTATDYEYLAAVSTYFKKVTNYTFYIYVNNVLKHAQSGISNMGYYTLNLNQFVSLSKGDIFEVVFKITVDGEAEFPISEAVSLNKLLYSKNTSFLSYDGKNWVDIFNLTWNYSSHTYTSQVACIKAFTVLNLINTTTNLIVNISGDNFYIAANVLNQYNRPVTGGNVTFNINGVEYEVPVVNGFAVLNLSKLPWEINISAIYENNGYISSDDNDNFVINFLNTTISLMSNHYNPVNITFTILDQNGDLVNAGNVTIKIDSKEYTVKVVNGTASLNHVFETFGLHNVSAIYNGAYAYNSSSISSNVTVYSSIISQDEVKTLNSQYIFQLFDRYSVPLNNAKVSVIINSKYYHVVTDGNGIARLTIGLAPNNYVIHIINPATGEIKTQNIKVVARITENAYLKMYYGEGKYYKVKVADDNGKVAAGVKVKFSINGRTYTKKTNSNGYASLKISINPGKYTIKTTYKGYSVSNTINVKTTIITKDQSVKKGETLKFKVKLLNKKGKILKKKNVKINFKGKTYKVKTNSKGIATLKIKIKYKIGKYNIKTKYGSLTVKNKIKIKK; this is translated from the coding sequence ATGAAATTTAAATTTATAGCGATTATATCAATATTTATATGTTTATTAATTCTAATTCCATCAAGCTTTGCAGTTGATAATGAAACAAATAATAATGGGGGTAATGTTTTAACCGCAGATTACTATTTTAATGCAAATATCGAAAATGACACTGGAAATGGAACTGCAGATAACCCTTACAAAAATTTGAATTATTATAACCTTAAAGATGATTCAATTATTCATTTAGCTAGTGGTACGTATGATTTTAATGGCCACAAAACAATTAGAAATGTAACGATTATTGGTGAAAATGCAAGTACAACATTTGTTAAAAATGCAATGTTTATCTCTTCAACTTCATTAGCTATTTATAATGTCACGTTTGTTTCATCAACTATTATTAGTAAAGTTAATTTTACAGCCGTCAATACAGTATTTAGGGACTCATCATCTACAAATGGCGGTGCAATCAGATCTAATGGCAATGTTAATTTGGATAGTTGTAGTTTTATAAACAATACAGCTAAATTTGGTGGGGCAATTTATATTAAAGGTGGTGTTTTGAATATTTCAAATTCTGAATTTATTAACAATAGTGCAACACTTTTCGGAGGAGCTATAATTTCTATAAGTTCAAATTCATCTTTAAGCAACATGTCTTTTAAAAATAACAAAGCTGGTTATTATGGTGGTGCAATATATTCGCTGTACTCTTTATTTAACCTAACCAATTCTTATTTGGATAATAATTCTGCAAAAGAAGGGGGAGCATTGTTCATTGATGATGCAGATTCATGTCATATTTACTTAAATACATTTTCAAACAATAATGCAAGTACTGTTGGAGCTATCTATTCAATATCTAACAATGTTGTAAGTTCTCTTGAAAATGGCAATACATTTATTAATAACTTCGGTTATTTTGCAAATGATGTTTTTGAAACTGATACTCCAAATATGACAATTTCTAATGGGGAGTATATTTTAGTTTATTGTAATTCAACATATAATGGTCAATTGCCAAGCAGTTATAATCTAAAAACTTTAGGTTACGTAACTCCAGTTAAAGATCAAAAGACTGGAGGTAACTGTTGGGCATTTGCAACATTAGCCGCACTAGAATCATGTATCCTAAAAGCATCAAACGTTACTTATGATTTGTCTGAAGAGAATATGAAGAATTTAATGTCATATTATTCAGATTATGGTTGGGATATGAAGCCTAATAATGGCGGATTTGATGATATGGGTGTTGGTTATCTTGTAAGTTGGTTAGGTCCTGTAAATGAAAGTGATGATGCTTATAATCCTTCAGGATTCTTATCACCAGTATTAAATAGTTTTTATCATATTCAGAATGTCGTGTATTTGTCAAGAAGTTCATATACTGATAATAATGCAATAAAAATGGCTATTATGAATTATGGTGCTGTTGCAACAAGTATTCATTGGAATGGTTCTTATGTAAATAATAATAATCACTATTATTATGGATCTTCAGGTGCAAATCATGCTATAACTATTGTTGGATGGGATGATAACTATTCTAAATATAATTTTAAAACTGCCCCGCCGGGTGATGGAGCATGGATAATTAAAAATAGTTGGGGGACTGATTCTGGAGATAAGGGATATTATTATGTTTCTTATTATGATACCAAATGTGCTCAACCTGGAAGAGTAGATATCACTTATACTTTTATTTTAAATGACACTATTAAATATGATAAAAATTATCAATATGATATTCCCGGAAAAACTGACTACTTCTTAAACTCCTCAAGCACTATTTGGTATAAAAATAAATTCACTGCAACTGATTATGAGTATTTAGCGGCTGTTTCAACTTATTTCAAAAAGGTAACTAATTATACATTTTATATTTATGTTAATAATGTTTTAAAGCATGCACAAAGTGGAATTTCTAATATGGGTTATTATACTTTGAATTTAAATCAATTTGTATCACTTAGTAAGGGAGATATTTTTGAAGTTGTCTTTAAAATTACTGTAGATGGCGAAGCGGAGTTTCCTATATCCGAAGCCGTTTCTTTAAATAAATTATTATATTCAAAAAACACCTCATTTTTAAGCTATGATGGGAAAAACTGGGTAGATATATTTAATTTAACTTGGAATTACTCATCTCATACTTATACCTCACAAGTAGCTTGTATTAAAGCATTCACTGTGTTAAATCTTATAAACACTACAACTAATTTAATTGTTAATATTTCTGGTGATAATTTTTATATTGCAGCAAATGTTTTAAATCAATATAACCGACCAGTAACTGGTGGAAATGTCACATTTAACATTAATGGAGTGGAATATGAAGTTCCAGTGGTAAATGGATTTGCCGTTCTTAATCTATCCAAACTTCCTTGGGAGATCAATATTAGTGCCATTTATGAAAATAATGGTTATATCTCATCAGATGATAATGATAACTTTGTGATTAATTTTTTAAATACTACAATTTCTTTAATGTCCAATCATTATAATCCTGTCAATATTACTTTTACAATTTTAGACCAAAATGGGGATTTAGTTAATGCAGGTAATGTAACTATTAAAATTGATTCTAAAGAGTATACTGTTAAGGTAGTTAATGGTACTGCTAGTTTAAATCATGTTTTTGAAACTTTTGGTTTACATAATGTTTCAGCTATTTATAATGGGGCATATGCTTATAATTCATCAAGTATTAGTTCAAATGTCACTGTTTATTCATCAATCATTTCACAAGATGAAGTCAAAACTTTAAATTCACAATATATATTTCAATTATTTGATAGATATAGTGTTCCTTTAAATAATGCTAAGGTATCTGTTATTATTAATTCTAAGTATTATCATGTGGTCACTGATGGGAATGGAATTGCTAGGTTAACCATTGGTTTAGCTCCTAATAATTATGTTATCCATATTATCAATCCGGCTACTGGAGAGATTAAAACTCAAAATATTAAAGTTGTAGCTAGAATAACCGAAAATGCATATTTAAAAATGTATTATGGGGAAGGTAAATATTATAAAGTTAAAGTTGCAGATGATAATGGAAAGGTTGCAGCAGGTGTTAAGGTAAAATTCAGCATAAATGGAAGAACTTATACTAAAAAAACTAATAGTAATGGCTATGCATCACTTAAAATATCCATAAATCCTGGAAAATATACTATCAAAACTACTTATAAGGGTTATAGTGTTTCCAATACGATCAATGTCAAAACCACCATAATCACTAAGGATCAGAGTGTTAAAAAAGGTGAAACCTTAAAATTCAAAGTTAAACTTTTAAACAAAAAAGGCAAAATCCTGAAAAAGAAAAATGTCAAAATAAATTTTAAGGGGAAAACCTATAAAGTAAAAACTAATTCTAAAGGAATAGCTACTTTAAAAATTAAAATCAAATATAAAATTGGAAAATACAATATTAAAACTAAATATGGAAGTTTAACAGTTAAAAACAAGATAAAAATTAAAAAATAA
- a CDS encoding AMP-binding protein: MSELFTELSLGKFFESMVEKQPDHEFIVYPDRNLRFTYKEFDERVDNLAKGMLAIGIEKGDHVGIWAKNVPEWLTYMFATAKIGATIVTVNTAYQSHELEYVIKQSDMKALAMTETFRDTNYFDIIHELVPEMKTCARGRLVAEKFPHLKFLFHVGQEKHRGMYNTNELLLLGMNYDEEKFQCVKDSVSQHDVINMQYTSGTEGFPKGVMLTSRNIVNDGYYIGENMNYTNKDRLLLQVPLFHCFGTVLGVMAVITHGSTMVVLEEYDPLLAISSIQKEKCTSIYGVPTMFIGMMNHPMFDMFDMSSLRTGIMAGSTCPVETMKDAIEKMNMKEITSVYGLTEAAPGFTQTNASDSFEKKINTVGRKFPNIEVKIVDPDTGEELGPGQKGEIMCRGFNVMKGYYNMPEKTAETIEPDGWLHSGDLAIVDEEGYYSIVGRIKDMIIRGGENIYPREIEEFLFTHDCVQDVQVAGIPDEKYGEIVGAFIIKDDGFDDVTEADIRDFCIGSIARYKVPKYVFFVDEFPLTTSGKIQKYKLGDLGLELLDERRKNGEL, encoded by the coding sequence ATGAGCGAATTATTTACAGAACTGTCATTAGGCAAGTTCTTTGAATCAATGGTTGAAAAACAACCAGATCATGAATTCATTGTTTATCCAGATAGAAATTTAAGATTTACTTATAAAGAATTTGATGAAAGGGTGGATAATCTAGCAAAAGGAATGCTGGCTATTGGAATTGAAAAAGGTGACCATGTTGGTATTTGGGCTAAAAACGTCCCTGAATGGTTAACTTATATGTTTGCAACTGCTAAAATTGGAGCAACTATTGTAACGGTCAATACTGCTTACCAATCACATGAATTAGAATATGTGATTAAACAATCAGATATGAAAGCATTAGCTATGACTGAAACATTTAGAGATACAAATTATTTTGATATTATACATGAACTTGTACCTGAGATGAAAACTTGTGCTCGTGGAAGGTTAGTTGCTGAAAAATTCCCACATTTAAAATTTTTATTCCATGTAGGTCAAGAAAAACACCGTGGAATGTATAATACTAATGAATTATTATTGCTTGGAATGAATTATGATGAAGAAAAGTTCCAATGTGTTAAAGATTCTGTTTCCCAGCATGACGTAATAAATATGCAATATACTTCCGGTACAGAAGGATTTCCTAAAGGAGTAATGCTTACTTCTCGCAATATTGTAAATGATGGATATTATATTGGAGAAAACATGAATTACACTAACAAAGACCGTTTACTCTTACAGGTACCTTTATTCCATTGTTTTGGAACTGTGCTTGGGGTAATGGCTGTCATAACTCATGGTTCAACAATGGTTGTTCTTGAAGAGTATGATCCATTACTTGCTATTTCATCAATTCAAAAAGAAAAATGCACATCAATTTATGGGGTTCCTACAATGTTTATTGGAATGATGAACCATCCAATGTTTGACATGTTTGACATGTCTTCATTACGTACAGGTATTATGGCTGGTTCAACTTGTCCTGTTGAAACAATGAAAGATGCTATTGAAAAAATGAATATGAAAGAGATTACAAGTGTATATGGGCTTACTGAAGCGGCACCGGGTTTTACACAAACTAATGCTTCTGATTCATTTGAGAAAAAAATCAACACTGTTGGTCGCAAATTCCCTAATATTGAAGTTAAGATAGTTGATCCGGATACTGGTGAAGAGTTAGGGCCTGGTCAAAAAGGAGAGATCATGTGTAGAGGTTTCAATGTTATGAAAGGATATTATAATATGCCTGAAAAAACCGCCGAGACAATTGAGCCTGATGGATGGTTACACTCAGGAGACCTTGCAATAGTTGATGAAGAGGGATATTATTCTATTGTAGGCCGTATTAAAGACATGATTATTCGTGGTGGGGAAAATATTTATCCCCGTGAAATAGAAGAATTCCTATTCACTCATGATTGTGTTCAAGATGTTCAAGTAGCTGGAATTCCTGATGAGAAATATGGTGAAATAGTTGGTGCTTTTATTATTAAAGATGATGGCTTTGATGATGTTACTGAAGCGGATATTCGTGATTTCTGTATTGGGTCTATTGCAAGGTATAAAGTTCCTAAATATGTATTCTTTGTTGATGAATTCCCGCTTACAACTAGTGGCAAAATTCAAAAATACAAATTAGGAGATTTAGGTCTTGAACTGTTAGATGAAAGGCGCAAAAATGGAGAATTATAA
- a CDS encoding thymidylate synthase, which produces MLSINQCYLDFVDKILKTGKETYKDSNHHLIESLGNFYIIDDPLNLKYKAKYQHYTTDMMLADIKSGKFDIDACPIKSDALYEYVKSAENSDDQGFVYTYPNRIFAHFDIDQFNTMKERILTATGSNRAVAVTIDPHLDADREDIPCLQFLQCIVRNKELTIHCLFRSNDIFGAFYSNMFFIAYLGIKMKDEVNKEIMSEKLNFSGVHYHSTSGHIYNTDLKAARKLIKTNK; this is translated from the coding sequence ATGTTAAGTATTAATCAATGCTACCTAGATTTTGTTGATAAAATCTTAAAAACTGGAAAAGAAACATACAAAGATTCAAATCATCATTTGATTGAAAGTTTAGGGAACTTTTACATCATTGATGACCCGTTAAACTTAAAATACAAAGCAAAATATCAACATTACACAACCGACATGATGTTAGCAGATATTAAATCCGGGAAATTTGATATTGATGCTTGCCCAATTAAAAGCGATGCACTATACGAATATGTTAAATCAGCAGAAAATTCAGATGACCAAGGATTTGTTTATACTTATCCAAACAGGATTTTTGCTCATTTTGATATTGACCAATTCAATACCATGAAAGAAAGAATTTTAACTGCCACCGGTTCAAATCGTGCAGTTGCAGTTACAATTGACCCACACTTAGATGCAGACAGAGAAGATATCCCATGCCTTCAATTTTTACAATGTATTGTTCGAAATAAGGAATTAACCATCCATTGTTTATTTAGAAGTAATGATATTTTTGGTGCTTTTTACTCCAACATGTTTTTCATCGCCTATTTGGGAATTAAAATGAAAGATGAAGTAAACAAAGAAATTATGAGTGAAAAATTAAACTTCAGTGGAGTTCACTACCACTCAACCTCAGGCCACATATATAATACTGATTTAAAAGCAGCTCGTAAATTAATTAAAACAAATAAATAA